From a single Anomaloglossus baeobatrachus isolate aAnoBae1 chromosome 8, aAnoBae1.hap1, whole genome shotgun sequence genomic region:
- the BORCS6 gene encoding BLOC-1-related complex subunit 6 has protein sequence MSSKASAERETDANVRHHALQRSRADIPPIDLEVLKDLEILTQEVALKVDQMMKSLSGTIQNMTALSVGYIQTYRDSVDSLGESVDMSIKGMYTLMARCEELDRSMQPIHALAKQIREIKRTLEMFETLCK, from the exons ATGAGCTCCAAGGCCAGCGCGGAGCGGGAGA CTGATGCCAATGTCCGCCATCATGCGCTGCAGAGGAGCAGAGCCGACATCCCCCCCATCGACCTGGAGGTGTTGAAGGACCTGGAGATCCTCACTCAGGAAGTTGCACTAAAAGTCGATCAGATGATGAAGAGTTTGAGTGGCACAATCCAAAAT ATGACGGCGCTCAGCGTGGGCTACATCCAGACGTACAGGGATTCTGTGGACAGTCTCGGGGAGTCAGTGGATATGAGCATCAAG GGGATGTACACGCTGATGGCTCGCTGTGAGGAGTTGGATCGGTCCATGCAGCCCATTCACGCTTTGGCTAAGCAGATCCGGGAGATTAAGCGCACGCTAGAAATGTTTGAGACGTTGTGTAAATAA